A window of Nonomuraea angiospora genomic DNA:
CGAGCTTCACCGACGAGCGGCCCAGCGGTTCGCGGGACGGCGCGGTCGCGCTGACCTTGACGGTGAACGGCGTGCCGGGCCGGACGTCGAACGTGCTGGCGCGCAGCCCGAACAGGGTGCCCAGCGGGACCGCCCCGCTCGCCCTGGTCAGCGCGCCGTCGAGGATGGCCGTCGGCGCGGCCGCCGCCGCGCTGCCGGGCTCGGGGAACGGCACCCGCGAATCCACCTGCGTGAAGAAGTCGCAGCCGAGCTGGTTCGGGTCCGACGGCATGTCGGGGAAGACGGCCCAGCCCTGGGAGGCGTACGTGCGCTGGGCGTCGCGCTCGATCGCGGCCCACGTCTTGCCCTGGGCCTGGGAGGGGCGTCCGCTCCACACGCCGTACACGTTCTGCGCGGGGTTGTTCGGGCGGAAGGTCGAGGCGCAGGACGGGCCGTTCTGGGAGGTGCCGCGCCCGCCGCCGAGCAGCAGCCGGGCCGGCGCGAACGGGCGCAGGCCCTCGCGGGTGATCTGCTCGGGGAACACCTTGGGGTCGGCCGCCGCGTAGAACGCCTGCACGGCCAGCCGCGCCGCCTGCTGGTGGTTGCCGTGGTTGCCGGGGGAGGGCGCCGGGTCCATGGTCAGGATGACCTCGGGCCTGGTCTGGCGGACCACCCGCACGACCTTCTCCAGGGTGTCCGCGCCCCAGATCTGGTCGGTCAGCGGGGCGCTCACGGTGTAGTAGAAGTCGACGTCGTCGAGGTTGAACACCTCGCGCACGCCCGCCTTGCCGACCGCCGCCCGCTCCTCGGACTCGCGCAGCAGCCCGAGCGCCGGGCCCTCCTCGGGTCCGACGGCGTTGCCGCCGCCCTCGCCGCGGGTGACGGTGACGACGCCGGTGCGGACGCGGTGGTCCTCGTTCCACTGGCCGAGCGTGGACAGGCTGAACGCCTCGTCGTCGGGATGGGCCCCGACGAACAGCGCGTCCAGGTCCACGGGAGCCGCAGAGGAGGCTGTGGAGGCTACGGAGGGAACGGCGGGTGAGAGGGCGAGCGCGACCATGGTGGCCAGCACCAGGGACAGGCGTTTACGCATGGAACCTCCGGAACAGTTACTCGCGGACCGCCCCTTGGAGCAGGCCGCGGACGAAGTGACGCTGGAGGAACAAGTAGAAGATCACGACCGGGGTCGCGACGATGACGGAGCCGGCGGCCAGCAGGGTGAAGCCGGAGGTGTACTGGCCCTGGAAGAAGGCCAGCCCCAGCGGCGCGGTCCGCAGCGACTCGCTGGTGACCATGATCAGCGGGATGAGGAACTCGTTCCACGTCCACATGAAGACCAGCACGGTCAGCGTGACGACCGCGGGCCGGGCCGGCGGCACCAGCACCTGCCACAGGATGCGCCACGTCGAGGCGCCGTCGATGCGGGCGGCCTCCACGATGGCCCGGTTGGAGGCCCGGAAGTAGGCCCGCATCCAGAACGTGCCGAACGCCACCGACAGCGCCACCTGCGGCAGCGCCACCGACCAGAACGTGTCGATCAGGCCGAGCGAGCGCAGGTCGAAGTAGAGCGGCACCGCGATGGCCTCGCTCGGCATCATGATCCCGAGCATGAACAGGTAGAACAACACCGACTGGCCGCGAAAGCGCATGGTGCCGAACGCGTACCCGCTCAGGATCGACAGCACCACGCTCACGACCACGACGAACGACGACACCGCCAGGCTGGTGCGCAGGTACGTGTCGAACCGCCCGATCTCCCACGCCGCCGCGAAGTTCCCCAGCCCGGACGTCCCCCCGCTGTCGGCGGGGCCGAGCGCGGCGCCCAGGATCGTCACGATGGGGAAGAGCGTGAAGGCGGCGAACACCGACAAAATCACGTAGTTGGCCACCCGCTCGCCCCGCGAGATCACGACACCCTCCTGTCGGCGAACCGGTTGATCCCGAACGAGATCACGAAGATGACCACGGTGAGCGTGACGCCGATGGCCGCGGCCGAGCCGATCTGGCTGAGCCCGAAGGCCCGGTGGTAGACCTCGTACGACGGCACCGACGTCGAGTCGCCGGGCCCGCCGCGCGTCGTGACGTACACCAGGTCGAACGTGCGCAGCGCGGCGATCACGGTCAGCGTCAGCGCGACGGCGATCTCCCCGCGCACCGACGGCAGCGTGACCGCGAAGAACTCCCTGACCGCGCCCGCCCCGTCCAGCCGCGCCGCCTCGTACAGCTCGCCCGGGATGCGGCTCATCCCGGCCAGCAGCAGCACGGTCACCAGCCCGCTCTCGAACCACGTGCCCACCACCCCGACCGCCGGCAGCGCGAACGTGTAGTCGCCCAGCCAGCCCCGCGTCAGCGAGTCGAGCCCGAGCGCGCCGAGCAGCGTGTTGAGCGTGCCGTCGGGCGCGTAGACCCGCCGCCAGGCCACGGCCACCACGACCATGGCCACCACCTGCGGCAGGAACACGACCGTGCGGAAGAAGCCGAGGCCGCGCACCTTGGCGTGGTTGAGGATCGCGGCCAGCCCCAGCCCGATGGCCAGCGGCGCGGCCGCGTAGAACACGACCAGCACCAGCGCGTGGCCGAAGGCCGCCCGCAGCCCCTCGTCGGCGACGATCGCGAGGTAGTTGTCCAGGCCGACCCAGCGGCCGAGCGACAGGCCGTCCCAGTCGTACAGCGAAAGCTGCACCGCGCGCCCGATCGGGTAGAGCAGGAACACGGCATAGACGGCGAAGGCCGGCAGCAGGTAGAGGTAGGCGACGCGGCGAGGCTCTCCCGGAGGCCGGCCCCCGGACATCGGTGAGCTCACCCGTTGCTCTCGACGAAGGTCTTGTAGTCCTTCTCCAGCGTGGCCAGGAACTCCTGCGGGGTCTGCTTCTTGGCCAGCAGGTCCTGCAGCGCCGCGCCCAGCGTGTCGGCGAACGTCGGGGTGGCGTAGTCGAGGTACGGCACCAGCCCGTCCTTCGCCGTGACCGTGCCGAACGCGGTGAAGACGTCCTGCTGCGGCCCCGCGGGGACGCTCTGCTGCGCGGTGTCGGCGACCGGCAGGTTGCCGGTGGTGGTGAGCACCTTCATCGCGTCGGCGTTGGTGATGAAGTCGATGTAGGCCGCCGCCGCGTCGGGGTTGGGGCTCTTGGCCGTGATCGCGAACGGCAGCCCGGTCCCGCCGGTGGCGACGGGCGGCGCGCCGGCCGCGGTGCCCGGCGGCAGCATGAAGCCCAGGTCCTTGCCCAGCGCCTTCTGCAGGTCGGCGAGCAGCCAGGTGCCTCCGATGAGGAAGACGCCCTCGCCCTTGCCGAACGCCTGCCACGCCGGGTCATAGCCCTGGCCGTTGAAGCCCTTGTTGAAGTAGCCCTTGTCGACCCAGCCGACGAGCTCCTCGGCGGCCTTGGTGTTCTCCGGCGTGTTCCACGAGGCGCCCTTGCGGCCGAAGGCCAGCGCGCTGATCTGGTCGGCGGGCACGCCGCGGCTCTGCACCGTGCCGAACACGTGGATGGCCGGCCACTTGTCGAGGTTGCCCAGCTGCATCGGCACCTCGCCGGCGGTTTTGGCCTTGGCCAGCGCGGCGTCGAAGTCGGCCCACGTCGCGGGCTGCTGCAGGCCGAGCTTGGCCAGCTTGGCCTTGTTGTAGAAGACGCCGACGACCTCGCCGACCTGCGGCAGGCCGTACAGGTTG
This region includes:
- a CDS encoding ABC transporter substrate-binding protein, producing MNPPLRALAVLAASALAMTACAPGSSAPPAATSAQPSASSVRTDAAALGNVTLTIWDQEVRGGQAAQMKQLNDAFQAKYPNIKINRVSRSFDDLNTTLRLALSGNEPPDIVEANNGRSSMGAFVKAGQLRPLDAYAEAYGWKKRYPQSVLRYSSYSADGKTFGDGNLYGLPQVGEVVGVFYNKAKLAKLGLQQPATWADFDAALAKAKTAGEVPMQLGNLDKWPAIHVFGTVQSRGVPADQISALAFGRKGASWNTPENTKAAEELVGWVDKGYFNKGFNGQGYDPAWQAFGKGEGVFLIGGTWLLADLQKALGKDLGFMLPPGTAAGAPPVATGGTGLPFAITAKSPNPDAAAAYIDFITNADAMKVLTTTGNLPVADTAQQSVPAGPQQDVFTAFGTVTAKDGLVPYLDYATPTFADTLGAALQDLLAKKQTPQEFLATLEKDYKTFVESNG
- a CDS encoding carbohydrate ABC transporter permease; the encoded protein is MISRGERVANYVILSVFAAFTLFPIVTILGAALGPADSGGTSGLGNFAAAWEIGRFDTYLRTSLAVSSFVVVVSVVLSILSGYAFGTMRFRGQSVLFYLFMLGIMMPSEAIAVPLYFDLRSLGLIDTFWSVALPQVALSVAFGTFWMRAYFRASNRAIVEAARIDGASTWRILWQVLVPPARPAVVTLTVLVFMWTWNEFLIPLIMVTSESLRTAPLGLAFFQGQYTSGFTLLAAGSVIVATPVVIFYLFLQRHFVRGLLQGAVRE
- a CDS encoding carbohydrate ABC transporter permease, with translation MSGGRPPGEPRRVAYLYLLPAFAVYAVFLLYPIGRAVQLSLYDWDGLSLGRWVGLDNYLAIVADEGLRAAFGHALVLVVFYAAAPLAIGLGLAAILNHAKVRGLGFFRTVVFLPQVVAMVVVAVAWRRVYAPDGTLNTLLGALGLDSLTRGWLGDYTFALPAVGVVGTWFESGLVTVLLLAGMSRIPGELYEAARLDGAGAVREFFAVTLPSVRGEIAVALTLTVIAALRTFDLVYVTTRGGPGDSTSVPSYEVYHRAFGLSQIGSAAAIGVTLTVVIFVISFGINRFADRRVS